A window of the Parambassis ranga chromosome 17, fParRan2.1, whole genome shotgun sequence genome harbors these coding sequences:
- the esyt2a gene encoding extended synaptotagmin-2 isoform X2 — protein sequence MSNNRMEGSAGPGVRANGPIAPPSSPARSTIDPPLCPEELEEEQQSSLTDITEMWIKFGKTFAIILPIYVLGYFEFSFSWVLIGLAMLFYWRRNYGSKDYRINRALAFLDHEEKATRQTVPTTELPPWVHYPDVERVEWLNKTVKQLWPFICQFVDKLFRETIEPAVKGANPHLGSFCFTKIDMGDKPLRVNGVKVYTENVDKRQVIMDLQISFVANTEIDVDIKKYYCRAGIKSIQLHGVMRVVMEPLLGDMPLIGAVSIFFLKKPLLDINWTGLTNMLDIPGVNGLSDNIIQDIICSYLVLPNRITIPLVGDAQLAQLRFPIPKGVLRIHFIEAQDVLGKDKFMGGLIKGKSDPYGVIQVGTQLFQSKVIHDTLNPKWNEVYEALVYDHAPQNLVIELFDEDTDKDDYLGSMVIDIGELQKEQKVDEWFPLDDVSTGKVHLRLEWLSVLPTPEKLDRALATIKADRGQANDGLSSALLVIFLDSARNLPSGKKVTSDPSPFVQFRVGHKSFDSKTRYKTNEPVWEEAFTFLVHNPKTQELEVEVKDEKHECSLGTLSLPLRRLLEAPDMTLNQRFPLKNSGPSCTLKMKMALRVLCQNVDTSSSSNSTPSSVQVRKSSSAGQNPRPSVSSESPKPPSSTSDISHSASVSAQDLLNRRREAEESVRSPGSTGLGQSGGGGGGGNSLAESGRSTSNLAISGSQQYLDGGKEPTPSIASDISNPYATQELQQRLQQLQNGSGPSHFPLGEIQLTVRHSSQRNKLIVVVHACRNLITFTDHGSDPYVRLYLLPDKRRSGRRKTHTYKKNLNPVYDQTFEFSVSLVELHRRTLDVAVKNGGGLLSKFKGLLGKVQVDLTHDEITKGWTQWYELKEA from the exons ATGAGCAACAACAGGATGGAGGGTTCAGCAGGACCAGGTGTCAGGGCAAACGGGCCCATCGCGCCGCCCAGCAGCCCGGCGCGCTCCACCATTGATCCGCCTCTGtgcccagaagagctggaagaagagcAGCAGTCGTCCCTGACGGACATAACTGAGATGTGGATTAAATTCGGCAAGACGTTCGCCATCATCCTTCCCATCTACGTCCTGGGATACTTTGAGTTCAGCTTCAGCTGGGTGCTGATCGGACTGGCCATGCTGTTTTACTGGAGGAGGAACTATGGCAGCAAGGACTACCGGATTAACCGTGCCTTAGCATTCCTGGATCATGAGGAGAAAGCAACGAGGCAAACTGTGCCGACAACTGAGCTGCCACCGTGG GTCCATTATCCAGACGTGGAGAGAGTGGAGTGGCTGAATAAG ACGGTGAAGCAGCTGTGGCCGTTCATCTGCCAGTTTGTGGACAAGCTGTTCAGAGAGACCATCGAGCCGGCCGTGAAGGGCGCCAACCCTCATCTCGGCTCCTTCTGCTTCACCAAGATCGACATGGGCGACAAG ccgCTGAGAGTGAACGGGGTGAAAGTTTACACAGAAAATGTGGACAAGAGGCAGGTTATCATGGACCTGCAGATCAG tTTTGTTGCGAACACAGAGATCGATGTGGACATCAAGAAGTACTACTGCAGGGCTGGAATTAAAAGCATACAG CTTCATGGAGTGATGCGGGTGGTGATGGAGCCTCTGCTGGGCGACATGCCTCTGATCGGAGCCGTGTCCATCTTTTTCCTCAAGAAACCT ctgCTGGACATCAATTGGACGGGACTCACTAACATGTTGGACATTCCGGGTGTCAA TGGTTTGAGTGACAACATCATCCAGgacatcatctgcagctacctGGTGCTGCCCAACCGCATCACCATCCCTCTGGTGGGAGACGCCCAGCTGGCCCAGCTCCGCTTCCCTATACcaaag GGCGTCCTGAGGATCCACTTCATCGAGGCTCAGGACGTGCTGGGGAAGGACAAGTTCATGGGAGGGCTGATCAAAGGCAAGTCGGACCCGTATGGAGTCATCCAGGTCGGGACGCAGCTCTTCCAGAGCAAAGTCATCCACGACACGCTCAACCCCAAATGGAACGAGGTGTACGAG GCTCTGGTGTACGATCACGCACCTCAGAATCTGGTGATTGAACTGTTCGACGAAGACACCGATAAAGACGACTACCTGGGAAG CATGGTGATCGACATTGGCGAGTTGCAGAAGGAGCAGAAGGTCGATGAG TGGTTTCCACTGGACGATGTGAGCACGGGGAAGGTGCACCTCAGACTGGAGTGGCTGTCTGTGCTGCCCACGCCGGAGAAGCTGGACCGG GCTCTGGCAACCATCAAAGCCGACCGAGGGCAGGCCAACGACGGCCTGTCGTCCGCGCTGCTCGTCATCTTCCTGGATTCAGCCAGAAACCTGCCG tccGGTAAAAAAGTGACCAGCGATCCCAGTCCGTTTGTCCAGTTCAGAGTGGGACACAAGTCCTTCGACAGCAAG ACCAGATATAAGACCAATGAACCGGTGTGGGAGGAGGCCTTCACCTTCCTCGTCCACAATCCCAAAACccaggagctggaggtggag gtgAAGGATGAGAAACACGAGTGTTCATTGGGGACATTGTCGCTGCCTCTGCGTCGCCTGCTGGAGGCGCCCGACATGACGCTGAATCAGCGATTCCCCCTTAAGAACTCTGGACCGAGCTGCACCCTCAAGATGAAGATGGCTCTGCGG GTGTTGTGCCAGAATGTGGACACTTCTTCGTCCTCAAACTCCACCCCGTCCTCGGTGCAGGTCCGCAAGAGCAGCTCTGCCGGCCAGAACCCACGACCCTCGGTCTCCTCTGAATCTCCCAaacctccctcctccacctccgacATCTcccactctgcctctgtgtccgCCCAAGACCTGCTGAACCGGcggagggaggcagaggagtcTGTAAGGTCCCCTGGAAGCACAGGTCTGGGGCAGAgcggaggagggggaggaggagggaacagCCTGGCCGAAAGTGGGAGGAGCACCTCTAACCTGGCCATTTCGGGCTCTCAGCAGTACCTGGACGGAGGAAAGGAGCCGACGCCCAGCATCGCATCAGACATCTCCAACCCCTACGCTActcaggagctgcagcagagactccagcagctgcagaa cGGTTCAGGCCCCAGTCACTTCCCGCTGGGTGAGATCCAGCTGACGGTCCGACACAGCTCCCAGAGGAACAAACTCATCGTTGTCGTTCACGCCTGCAG AAACCTGATAACGTTCACAGATCACGGCTCAGATCCTTACGTCCGCCTCTACCTGCTTCCTGACAAACGGCGGTCGGGCAGGAGGAAAACGCACACCTACAAGAAAAACCTGAACCCCGTTTACGATCAGAC GTTTGAGTTCAGCGTCTCCCTCGTGGAGCTCCACAGACGGACTCTGGATGTTGCCGTGAAAAACGGCGGAGGTCTGCTCTCCAAATTCAAGGGCCTTCTGGGAAAG GTTCAGGTGGATTTGACTCATGATGAAATCACCAAAGGTTGGACACAATG GTATGAGCTGAAGGAGGCCTGA
- the esyt2a gene encoding extended synaptotagmin-2 isoform X1: MSNNRMEGSAGPGVRANGPIAPPSSPARSTIDPPLCPEELEEEQQSSLTDITEMWIKFGKTFAIILPIYVLGYFEFSFSWVLIGLAMLFYWRRNYGSKDYRINRALAFLDHEEKATRQTVPTTELPPWVHYPDVERVEWLNKTVKQLWPFICQFVDKLFRETIEPAVKGANPHLGSFCFTKIDMGDKPLRVNGVKVYTENVDKRQVIMDLQISFVANTEIDVDIKKYYCRAGIKSIQLHGVMRVVMEPLLGDMPLIGAVSIFFLKKPLLDINWTGLTNMLDIPGVNGLSDNIIQDIICSYLVLPNRITIPLVGDAQLAQLRFPIPKGVLRIHFIEAQDVLGKDKFMGGLIKGKSDPYGVIQVGTQLFQSKVIHDTLNPKWNEVYEALVYDHAPQNLVIELFDEDTDKDDYLGSMVIDIGELQKEQKVDEWFPLDDVSTGKVHLRLEWLSVLPTPEKLDRALATIKADRGQANDGLSSALLVIFLDSARNLPSVFEGNLGSGYLKERRAAGLVFCENTASLYRTLFSGKKVTSDPSPFVQFRVGHKSFDSKTRYKTNEPVWEEAFTFLVHNPKTQELEVEVKDEKHECSLGTLSLPLRRLLEAPDMTLNQRFPLKNSGPSCTLKMKMALRVLCQNVDTSSSSNSTPSSVQVRKSSSAGQNPRPSVSSESPKPPSSTSDISHSASVSAQDLLNRRREAEESVRSPGSTGLGQSGGGGGGGNSLAESGRSTSNLAISGSQQYLDGGKEPTPSIASDISNPYATQELQQRLQQLQNGSGPSHFPLGEIQLTVRHSSQRNKLIVVVHACRNLITFTDHGSDPYVRLYLLPDKRRSGRRKTHTYKKNLNPVYDQTFEFSVSLVELHRRTLDVAVKNGGGLLSKFKGLLGKVQVDLTHDEITKGWTQWYELKEA; encoded by the exons ATGAGCAACAACAGGATGGAGGGTTCAGCAGGACCAGGTGTCAGGGCAAACGGGCCCATCGCGCCGCCCAGCAGCCCGGCGCGCTCCACCATTGATCCGCCTCTGtgcccagaagagctggaagaagagcAGCAGTCGTCCCTGACGGACATAACTGAGATGTGGATTAAATTCGGCAAGACGTTCGCCATCATCCTTCCCATCTACGTCCTGGGATACTTTGAGTTCAGCTTCAGCTGGGTGCTGATCGGACTGGCCATGCTGTTTTACTGGAGGAGGAACTATGGCAGCAAGGACTACCGGATTAACCGTGCCTTAGCATTCCTGGATCATGAGGAGAAAGCAACGAGGCAAACTGTGCCGACAACTGAGCTGCCACCGTGG GTCCATTATCCAGACGTGGAGAGAGTGGAGTGGCTGAATAAG ACGGTGAAGCAGCTGTGGCCGTTCATCTGCCAGTTTGTGGACAAGCTGTTCAGAGAGACCATCGAGCCGGCCGTGAAGGGCGCCAACCCTCATCTCGGCTCCTTCTGCTTCACCAAGATCGACATGGGCGACAAG ccgCTGAGAGTGAACGGGGTGAAAGTTTACACAGAAAATGTGGACAAGAGGCAGGTTATCATGGACCTGCAGATCAG tTTTGTTGCGAACACAGAGATCGATGTGGACATCAAGAAGTACTACTGCAGGGCTGGAATTAAAAGCATACAG CTTCATGGAGTGATGCGGGTGGTGATGGAGCCTCTGCTGGGCGACATGCCTCTGATCGGAGCCGTGTCCATCTTTTTCCTCAAGAAACCT ctgCTGGACATCAATTGGACGGGACTCACTAACATGTTGGACATTCCGGGTGTCAA TGGTTTGAGTGACAACATCATCCAGgacatcatctgcagctacctGGTGCTGCCCAACCGCATCACCATCCCTCTGGTGGGAGACGCCCAGCTGGCCCAGCTCCGCTTCCCTATACcaaag GGCGTCCTGAGGATCCACTTCATCGAGGCTCAGGACGTGCTGGGGAAGGACAAGTTCATGGGAGGGCTGATCAAAGGCAAGTCGGACCCGTATGGAGTCATCCAGGTCGGGACGCAGCTCTTCCAGAGCAAAGTCATCCACGACACGCTCAACCCCAAATGGAACGAGGTGTACGAG GCTCTGGTGTACGATCACGCACCTCAGAATCTGGTGATTGAACTGTTCGACGAAGACACCGATAAAGACGACTACCTGGGAAG CATGGTGATCGACATTGGCGAGTTGCAGAAGGAGCAGAAGGTCGATGAG TGGTTTCCACTGGACGATGTGAGCACGGGGAAGGTGCACCTCAGACTGGAGTGGCTGTCTGTGCTGCCCACGCCGGAGAAGCTGGACCGG GCTCTGGCAACCATCAAAGCCGACCGAGGGCAGGCCAACGACGGCCTGTCGTCCGCGCTGCTCGTCATCTTCCTGGATTCAGCCAGAAACCTGCCG AGCGTCTTCGAGGGGAACTTGGGCTCTGGCTACTTGAAGGAGAGGCGGGCGGCGGGCCTGGTGTTTTGCGAGAACACTGCTTCTCTCTATAGGACCTTATTT tccGGTAAAAAAGTGACCAGCGATCCCAGTCCGTTTGTCCAGTTCAGAGTGGGACACAAGTCCTTCGACAGCAAG ACCAGATATAAGACCAATGAACCGGTGTGGGAGGAGGCCTTCACCTTCCTCGTCCACAATCCCAAAACccaggagctggaggtggag gtgAAGGATGAGAAACACGAGTGTTCATTGGGGACATTGTCGCTGCCTCTGCGTCGCCTGCTGGAGGCGCCCGACATGACGCTGAATCAGCGATTCCCCCTTAAGAACTCTGGACCGAGCTGCACCCTCAAGATGAAGATGGCTCTGCGG GTGTTGTGCCAGAATGTGGACACTTCTTCGTCCTCAAACTCCACCCCGTCCTCGGTGCAGGTCCGCAAGAGCAGCTCTGCCGGCCAGAACCCACGACCCTCGGTCTCCTCTGAATCTCCCAaacctccctcctccacctccgacATCTcccactctgcctctgtgtccgCCCAAGACCTGCTGAACCGGcggagggaggcagaggagtcTGTAAGGTCCCCTGGAAGCACAGGTCTGGGGCAGAgcggaggagggggaggaggagggaacagCCTGGCCGAAAGTGGGAGGAGCACCTCTAACCTGGCCATTTCGGGCTCTCAGCAGTACCTGGACGGAGGAAAGGAGCCGACGCCCAGCATCGCATCAGACATCTCCAACCCCTACGCTActcaggagctgcagcagagactccagcagctgcagaa cGGTTCAGGCCCCAGTCACTTCCCGCTGGGTGAGATCCAGCTGACGGTCCGACACAGCTCCCAGAGGAACAAACTCATCGTTGTCGTTCACGCCTGCAG AAACCTGATAACGTTCACAGATCACGGCTCAGATCCTTACGTCCGCCTCTACCTGCTTCCTGACAAACGGCGGTCGGGCAGGAGGAAAACGCACACCTACAAGAAAAACCTGAACCCCGTTTACGATCAGAC GTTTGAGTTCAGCGTCTCCCTCGTGGAGCTCCACAGACGGACTCTGGATGTTGCCGTGAAAAACGGCGGAGGTCTGCTCTCCAAATTCAAGGGCCTTCTGGGAAAG GTTCAGGTGGATTTGACTCATGATGAAATCACCAAAGGTTGGACACAATG GTATGAGCTGAAGGAGGCCTGA